The following are from one region of the Sorghum bicolor cultivar BTx623 chromosome 2, Sorghum_bicolor_NCBIv3, whole genome shotgun sequence genome:
- the LOC8086393 gene encoding cytochrome P450 84A1 encodes MACSHSHEGHYHLLITGIAAAFVAVMSFFLRYSGRRRLRWRGRGGFPPGPPGLPVIGNLLSMDQFTHRGLAKLAKVHGGFFHLPIGFANVFVVSSPETAREILQEQAGVFSHRPVTAAMAYVSYDLADMAFARYGPFWRQMRKLCVVKLFSRGRDQSWRTVRAEVDGLVRSLAEAGAVVVANVGELAFKFATNITLRAAFGARSQEDEAEFVAIIRELSQTFLAFNVADFVPFVGFLDLNGINRRTRAARHALDVFIDRIIDEHVARWKNGDVAAADMVDDMIAYLAETPGRDTRADGVELKDLRLTRENIKGLIMDIMFGGTETVAATLEWSMVELLRSPGELERAQDELAGVVGLDRKVDESDVEKLPYLRCICKEVLRLHPPLPLLHRESLQDCAVGGHAVPRNSRVWINIWAMGRDERHWEDADAFRPSRFAGAGAGVGGDFWYLPFGHGRRSCPGMQLGTYAVELGLANLLHCFRWSLPDGVAPSDLDVGDVFGLTAPRAQRLLAVPSPRLSCPLF; translated from the exons ATGGCGTGCTCTCATTCTCATGAGGGTCATTATCACCTCCTCATCACTGGCATCGCTGCTGCATTCGTCGCCGTGATGTCGTTCTTTCTTCGGTATTCTGGTCGTCGGCGTCTCCGGTGGCGAGGTCGTGGTGGATTTCCGCCGGGGCCTCCGGGGTTGCCCGTCATCGGCAACCTGTTGTCCATGGACCAGTTCACCCACCGCGGCCTGGCCAAGCTCGCCAAGGTTCACGGCGGCTTCTTCCACCTCCCCATCGGCTTCGCCAACGTGTTCGTGGTGTCCTCCCCGGAGACGGCCAGGGAGATCCTTCAGGAGCAGGCCGGCGTGTTCTCGCACCGCCCCGTGACGGCCGCCATGGCGTACGTCTCGTACGACCTCGCCGACATGGCGTTCGCGCGGTACGGGCCGTTCTGGCGCCAGATGCGCAAGCTCTGTGTCGTCAAGCTCTTCAGCCGCGGGCGCGACCAGTCATGGCGCACCGTGCGCGCCGAGGTGGACGGCCTCGTCAGGTCCCTGGCGGAGGCgggcgccgtcgtcgtcgccaaCGTCGGCGAGCTCGCCTTCAAGTTCGCCACCAACATCACTCTCCGGGCCGCGTTCGGGGCGCGGAGCCAGGAGGACGAGGCGGAGTTCGTCGCCATCATCCGGGAGCTCTCCCAGACGTTCCTGGCCTTCAACGTCGCCGACTTCGTGCCGTTCGTCGGCTTCCTCGACCTCAACGGCATCAAcaggaggacgagagcggcgaggCATGCCCTGGACGTGTTCATCGACCGCATCATCGACGAGCACGTCGCCAGGTGGAAGAACGGCGACGTGGCCGCCGCTGACATGGTCGACGACATGATCGCCTACCTCGCCGAGACGCCGGGGAGAGACACGAGGGCGGACGGCGTCGAGCTCAAGGATCTCCGGCTCACCAGAGAAAACATCAAAGGATTAATCATG GACATCATGTTCGGCGGCACAGAGACCGTGGCGGCGACGCTGGAGTGGAGCATGGTGGAGCTCCTGCGGAGCCCCGGCGAGCTGGAGCGCGCGCAGGACGAGCTCGCCGGCGTGGTGGGTCTCGACCGGAAGGTGGACGAGAGCGACGTGGAGAAGCTGCCCTACCTCCGGTGCATCTGCAAGGAGGTGCTCCGGCTGCacccgccgctgccgctgctccACCGCGAGAGCCTCCAGGACTGCGCCGTGGGCGGGCACGCCGTCCCGCGCAACTCCCGCGTCTGGATCAACATCTGGGCCATGGGCCGCGACGAGAGGCACTGGGAGGACGCCGACGCGTTCCGCCCCTCGAGgttcgccggcgccggcgccggcgtcggcggcgaCTTCTGGTACTTGCCGTTCGGGCACGGGCGGCGGTCGTGCCCCGGGATGCAGCTGGGGACGTACGCGGTGGAGCTTGGCCTGGCCAACCTGCTGCACTGCTTCCGGTGGTCGCTGCCGGATGGGGTGGCACCCAGTGACCTCGACGTCGGTGACGTTTTTGGCCTGACGGCGCCCAGGGCCCAACGCCTGTTGGCGGTGCCGTCGCCACGCCTCTCTTGCCCGTTGTTCTGA
- the LOC8079908 gene encoding inosine-5'-monophosphate dehydrogenase has product MADDSFSAARLFSQGVSYTYDDVIVLPGYIDFPADAVDLSTRLSRRVPLSLPCVASPMDTVSESAMAAAMASLGAAAVVHSNADAETQASILRAAKSRRVPWVSSTQFFAPSAAPSAADFAGCAYAVVTERGDALSRLVGIAAAADHRPGVPVSEYMTPAPRTASAAFDFEQAAAFLADEGLDFAPLVSDDGAGEVVVDLVTAQDVERIRSYPKLGTPSLGADGRFVVAAAIGTREEDKRRLEMLVKEGANAIVIDSSQGNSVYQLDMIKYAKRMYPEVDLIGGNVVTVAQAQNLIAAGVDGLRVGMGSGSICTTQEVCAVGRGQATAVYKVGQYAKDHGVPVIADGGISNSGHIVKALTLGASTVMMGSFLAGSLEAPGVYEYKDGHRVKKYRGMGSLEAMTKGSDVRYLGDTLKLKVAQGVVGAVADKGSVLRFIPYTMQAVKQGFQDLGAASLQSAHDLLRSESLRLEVRTGAAQVEGGIHGLVSYEKKAF; this is encoded by the exons ATGGCCGACGACAGCTTCTCCGCGGCGCGGCTGTTCTCGCAGGGCGTCTCCTACACCTACGACGACGTGATCGTCCTCCCGGGCTACATCGACTTCCCCGCCGACGCCGTCGACCTCTCCACCCGCCTCTCCCGCCGCGTGCCGCTGTCGCTCCCCTGCGTCGCCTCCCCGATGGACACCGTCTCCGagtccgccatggccgccgccatggcctccctcggcgccgccgccgtcgtccacaGCAACGCCGACGCCGAGACCCAGGCCTCCATCCTCCGCGCCGCCAAGTCGCGCCGCGTCCCCTGGGTCTCCTCCACCCAGTTCTTCGCCCCGTCCGCCGCCCCCTCCGCCGCCGACTTCGCCGGCTGCGCGTACGCCGTCGTCACCGAGCGCGGGGACGCGCTCTCCAGGCTCGTCggcatcgccgccgccgccgaccacAGGCCCGGCGTCCCCGTGTCGGAGTACATGACCCCCGCGCCCCGCACGGCGTCTGCCGCCTTCGATTTCGAGCAAGCCGCCGCCTTTCTCGCCGACGAGGGCCTGGACTTCGCGCCCCTCGTCTCCGACGACGGCGCCGGCGAGGTCGTCGTCGACCTCGTCACCGCCCAGGACGTCGAGCGCATCCGTAGCTACCCGAAGCTGGGCACGCCGTCGCTCGGGGCGGACGGGAGGTTCGTCGTCGCGGCGGCGATTGGGACGCGGGAGGAGGACAAGCGCAGGCTCGAGATGCTGGTGAAGGAAGGGGCGAACGCCATTGTGATCGACAGCTCCCAGGGGAACTCTGTTTACCAGCTCGACATGATCAAGTATGCCAAGAGGATGTACCCTGAGGTGGATTTGATCGGTGGAAATGTGGTCACCGTTGCGCAGGCACAGAATTTGATCGCCGCCGGGGTGGATGGATTGCGGGTTGGGATGGGCTCTGGATCGATTTGCACCACGCAGGAGGTTTGTGCTGTAGGCAGAGGACAG GCTACTGCAGTTTACAAGGTAGGGCAATATGCCAAGGATCATGGTGTGCCTGTTATTGCTGATGGTGGAATCTCAAACTCTGGGCATATTGTAAAGGCTCTGACTCTAGGGGCATCTACTGTTATGATGGGTAGTTTCCTGGCTGGCAGTCTTGAAGCTCCCGGTGTTTATGAGTACAAG GATGGCCATCGTGTCAAAAAATATAGAGGCATGGGTTCTCTTGAAGCCATGACAAAGGGAAGTGATGTGAGATACCTTGGAGACACGCTTAAGCTTAAGGTTGCTCAAGGAGTTGTTGGAGCAGTTGCTGACAAGGGCTCTGTATTGAGGTTCATTCCTTATACGATGCAAGCTGTCAAGCAAGGATTCCAGGACCTGGGTGCAGCCTCCTTGCAGTCAGCCCATGACCTTTTACGATCAGAATCTCTTCGACTAGAG GTAAGAACCGGTGCTGCCCAAGTCGAAGGAGGGATCCATGGTCTTGTTTCATATGAGAAGAAGGCATTCTGA
- the LOC8086394 gene encoding protein G1: MSTSGGAGARSWSPPRRASRYESQKRRDWHTFTRYLAAHRPPLELCRCSGAHVLEFLRYLDRFGKTRVHAPLCAAYGGGGGGPALVAAAPCQCPLRQAWGSLDALVGRLRAAFEERHGARGSGTIWTSSQSQSQSQQPAVVDGDAANPFAARAVRLYLRDVRDAQSRARGISYSRKKKKRSKQQDGAAAAAAGCARPHVNGATSLMHAAAPPPAPPPPPPPPPPPPYCLAGVPFEFCDYGTVLGGVTANGAPGFYLPSLFNTFARRSGIGG; the protein is encoded by the exons ATGTCGACGAGCGGTGGCGCTGGCGCGCGCTCGTGGTCGCCGCCGCGGCGGGCGAGCCGGTACGAGTCGCAGAAGCGGCGGGACTGGCACACATTCACGCGGTACCTGGCCGCGCACCGCCCGCCGCTGGAGCTGTGCCGCTGCAGCGGCGCGCACGTGCTCGAGTTCCTGCGCTACCTCGACCGCTTCGGCAAGACGCGCGTCCACGCGCCGCTCTGCGCGGCgtacggaggcggcggcggcggcccggcGCTGGTGGCCGCGGCGCCGTGCCAGTGCCCGCTGCGCCAGGCGTGGGGCAGCCTCGACGCGCTCGTCGGCCGCCTCCGCGCCGCCTTCGAGGAGCGTCACGGCGCGCGTGGGAGTGGGACGATCTGGACGTCGTCGCAGTCGCAGTCGCAGTCGCAGCAGCCCGCCGTCGTCGACGGCGACGCCGCCAACCCCTTCGCCGCGCGCGCCGTCAGGCTGTACCTGCGCGACGTCCGCGACGCGCAGTCCAGGGCGCGCGGCATCTCCTACagcaggaagaagaagaagcggaGCAAGCAGCAGGAcggcgccgccgcagcagcagccgggTGCGCCCGCCCGCACGTGAACGGCGCGACGTCGTTAATGCATGCCGCTGCTCCGCCGCCCgcaccgcctccgcctccgcctccaccgccaccaccgccgTACTGCCTCGCCGGTGTGCCCTTCGAGTTCTGTGACTACGGCACCGTCCTCGGAGGAGTTACCGCCAATGGTGCGCCTGGCTTCTACCTGCCGTCGCTGTTCAACACCTTCG CCCGTAGAAGTGGAATTGGGGGCTAG
- the LOC8079909 gene encoding probable UDP-arabinose 4-epimerase 1 has translation MLPSTRGSRPPQRPAARSCSSALSEIMDLSSSDPKRKPRCLSKVVMLALLAAMCVVMLTQPPCHRTRPPTPTLFSIHEPGVTHVLVTGGAGYIGSHAALRLLKDSFRVTIVDNLSRGNIGAIKVLQNLFPEPGRLQFIQADLGDPEAVNRIFAENAFDAVMHFAAVAYVGESTLEPLRYYHNITANTLVVLEAMATHNVKTLIYSSTCATYGEPEKMPITEGTPQFPINPYGKAKKMAEDIILDFSKSKRSDMAVMILRYFNVIGSDPEGRLGEAPRPELREHGRISGACFDAALGIIPGLKVKGTDYETPDGTCVRDYIDVTDLVDAHVKALNKAQRGRVGIYNVGTGKGRSVKEFVDACKKATGVDIKVDYFPRRPGDYAEVYSDPAKINKELNWTAQRTDLHESLRVAWTWQKAHRSGYEPPQAMIL, from the exons ATGCTGCCCTCCACCCGCGGCAGCAGGCCGCCGCAGAGGCCCGCCGCCAGATCCTGCTCCTCCGCCTTATCAG AGATCATGGACCTGTCGTCGTCGGACCCGAAGCGCAAGCCGCGGTGCCTCAGCAAGGTGGTCATGCTCGCGCTCCTCGCCGCCATGTGCGTCGTCATGCTCACCCAGCCACCATGCCACAGGACAAGGCCTCCCACACCCACCCTG TTCTCCATCCATGAGCCTGGGGTCACGCACGTGCTAGTCACCGGTGGCGCTGGCTACATCGGCTCGCACGCCGCTCTTCGCCTGCTCAAGGACTCCTTCAGAGTCACCATAGTG GACAATCTTTCGAGAGGGAATATCGGGGCGATCAAAGTTCTCCAGAACCTGTTTCCAGAGCCTGGGCGGTTGCAGTTCATACAGGCTGATTTAGGAGATCCAGAAGCT GTTAATAGAATATTTGCAGAGAACGCATTTGATGCTGTTATGCACTTTGCTGCTGTGGCCTATGTTGGTGAGAGCACGCTTGAACCTCTTAG ATACTATCATAACATCACCGCAAACACTCTAGTGGTGCTGGAAGCTATGGCTACACACAACGTGAAGACTCTCATCTACTCTAGCACGTGTGCGACCTACGGAGAGCCTGAGAAGATGCCCATCACTGAAGGAACTCCCCAG TTTCCGATCAACCCATATGGTAAGGCCAAGAAAATGGCGGAGGATATCATCTTAGACTTCTCAAAGTCAAAGAGATCAGACATGGCTGTCATGATTCTAAG ATACTTCAATGTCATTGGTTCTGACCCAGAAGGCAGATTGGGTGAAGCTCCTAGACCTGAATTGCGTGAGCATGGCCGTATATCGGGGGCATGCTTTGACGCAGCACTGGGAATCATTCCAGGTTTAAAG GTTAAAGGTACCGACTATGAAACACCTGACGGCACTTGTGTAAGAGATTACATTGATGTCACCGACCTTGTTGATGCCCATGTGAAGGCGCTCAACAAGGCACAAAGAGGCAGAGTTGGTATATACAATGTTGGCACTGGAAAAG GTCGGTCAGTGAAGGAGTTCGTTGATGCCTGCAAGAAGGCAACTGGAGTCGACATCAAGGTTGACTACTTCCCTCGCAGACCAGGCGACTACGCGGAGGTATACAGCGACCCTGCCAAGATCAACAAGGAGCTGAACTGGACGGCGCAGCGCACCGACCTCCATGAGAGCCTCAGGGTGGCGTGGACATGGCAGAAGGCGCACAGGAGTGGCTATGAGCCGCCACAGGCTATGATTTTGTGA